A section of the Carassius auratus strain Wakin unplaced genomic scaffold, ASM336829v1 scaf_tig00027603, whole genome shotgun sequence genome encodes:
- the LOC113079300 gene encoding protein-glutamine gamma-glutamyltransferase K-like, translating into MMFCRMPGQRLSIRDNAALGRFHGVSASNGQAISEKHSGSIARKESGCWHWFQRACPCCVRRKSSSNDVSGDVDGVAPGDVEKERPTPPTLNGDTELDELTLAVRSVDLLSEKSDRNKTEHHTDQYNSDQLIIRRGQTFQIELDLSRPFNPNTDKLHLEMKTGSLPQVLKKTHIIIPLVDELQDERWEAKMVEQKDNRVRLSVNSPVTAVIGKYKLTITTQNLKTGETSTHDHDKDLYMLFNPWCEEDTVYMEGEKELKEYVLNDTGRIYYGTEKQIGARTWNFGQFDEGILEACLFVLDNSDVPPSGRGDPVSVVRVISAMINSPDDLGVLEGNWSGDYAGGTSPTAWSGSVEILRQYHRERGTPVKYGQCWVFSGVTTTVLRCLGIPTRSVTNFQSAHDTDVSLTTDVYLDENMEPINHLNSDSVWNFHVWNDCWMARPDLPPGLGGWQAVDSTPQETSYGTFRCGPASLAAIRSGQVYLKFDTPFVFAEVNSDKIYWQRNLDGTFKQIHSEKKAVGHCISTKAVGSDERVDITHLYKYPEGSEEERIAVETACRYGSKPNVYSSPIADDVQVEVKMEGEGPRMGGDAQLKIVVKNSSSQPRRTTLHSQVAVMYYTGVLKDTVKKDTLNVELNPQEEKTLDWVLPYTQYQDQLVDQAALMLTLSGRVTETQQVLANQTSFRLRTPDLHIGSIGEAYVGKETSAKITFTNPLPCTLRDVVIRVEGLGLRDLHPIKVGDVGKHANVTVTEHFVPLIAGKRKLVASLDCRQLSQVHGVTDIDVHESQ; encoded by the exons ATGATGTTTTGTAGGATGCCAGGACAAAGACTATCAATCCGAGATAACGCCGCTCTTGGACGTTTTCATGGTGTTTCTGCCAGCAATGGCCAGGCCATCTCAGAGAAACACAGCGGGTCCATCGCGAGGAAAGAGAGCGGATGCTGGCACTGGTTTCAGAGAGCTTGTCCATGTTGTGTCCGGAGAAAGAGCAGCTCGAATGATGTGAGCGGTGACGTGGATGGTGTGGCTCCCGGGGACGTAGAGAAAGAAAGACCGACTCCACCGACTCTCAACGGAGATACAGAGCTGGACG aGTTGACTCTAGCAGTGCGCTCTGTCGATCTGCTGAGTGAGAAATCAGATCGGAACAAGACGGAGCATCACACGGATCAATACAACAGTGACCAGCTCATCATCCGCAGAGGACAGACCTTTCAAATAGAGCTCGACCTCTCACGACCTTTCAACCCAAACACAGATAAACTTCACCTGGAAATGAAGACGG GGTCTCTCCCGCAGGTGTTGAAGAAGACACACATCATCATACCGCTGGTGGACGAGCTCCAGGATGAACGCTGGGAGGCAAAGATGGTGGAGCAGAAGGACAACAGGGTGAGGCTTTCTGTCAACTCCCCCGTCACTGCTGTTATCGGGAAGTACAAGCTGACCATCACAACACAAAACCTGAAGACGGGCGAAACTAGCACACATGACCACGACAAAGACCTCTACATGCTCTTCAATCCCTGGTGTGAAG aGGACACGGTGTACATGGAGGGGGAGAAAGAGCTGAAGGAGTACGTCTTAAATGACACTGGGAGAATCTACTATGGCACTGAGAAGCAGATTGGAGCTCGTACGTGGAACTTCGGCCAG TTTGATGAAGGGATTCTGGAGGCCTGTCTGTTTGTGCTGGATAACAGCGATGTTCCTCCCTCGGGACGAGGAGATCCTGTCAGTGTGGTCCGAGTCATTTCTGCCATG ATCAATTCTCCGGATGACCTTGGTGTTCTGGAGGGAAACTGGTCGGGGGATTACGCTGGCGGGACGTCTCCCACGGCCTGGAGTGGAAGTGTTGAAATCCTCCGGCAGTACCACAGAGAAAGAGGGACGCCCGTCAAATACGGCCAGTGCTGGGTGTTTTCTGGGGTCACgaccacag TATTGAGATGTTTAGGTATTCCTACCCGTTCTGTAACTAATTTCCAGTCTGCACATGACACGGATGTGTCCTTGACAACAGATGTGTATTTAGATGAGAATATGGAACCAATCAATCATCTCAACTCGGACTCTGTGTG GAACTTCCATGTGTGGAACGACTGCTGGATGGCCCGTCCGGATCTGCCTCCTGGTTTGGGCGGCTGGCAGGCCGTGGACTCCACACCTCAGGAGACCAGTTATGGGACGTTCCGCTGTGGCCCAGCGTCACTGGCCGCTATTCGCTCCGGACAGGTCTACCTTAAATTTGACACCCCTTTCGTCTTTGCTGAG GTGAACAGTGATAAGATCTACTGGCAGAGGAACCTGGATGGCACCTTCAAGCAGATCCACAGTGAGAAGAAAGCAGTCGGCCACTGCATCAGCACTAAAGCTGTGGGCTCGGACGAACGTGTCGACATCACACACCTTTACAAATATCCTGAAG GTTCAGAAGAGGAGCGTATCGCAGTGGAGACCGCCTGTCGCTATGGCTCTAAACCCAACGTCTACTCCAGTCCCATTGCTGATGATGTGCAGGTGGAGGTGAAGATGGAGGGAGAAGGTCCACGCATGGGAGGAGACGCTCAGCTGAAGATCGTGGTGAAGAACAGCAGCTCTCAGCCGCGCAGAACCACCCTCCACAGCCAAGTGGCAGTCATGTACTACACCGGCGTCCTGAAGGACACCGTGAAGAAGGACACGCTTAATGTGGAGCTGAACCCACAGGAAG AGAAGACTCTTGACTGGGTGCTGCCATACACACAGTATCAGGATCAGCTGGTGGACCAGGCCGCGCTCATGCTGACTCTGTCAGGACGGGTCACTGAGACCCAGCAGGTTTTGGCCAATCAGACCAGCTTTAGGCTCCGAACACCTGATCTCCACATCGGG TCTATCGGAGAGGCATATGTGGGCAAGGAGACATCTGCGAAGATCACATTCACAAATCCTCTTCCTTGTACTCTGCGTGATGTGGTCATCCGAGTGGAAGGACTCGGGCTGAGAGACCTCCATCCCATCAAAGTGGG GGATGTGGGCAAACATGCCAATGTGACGGTGACGGAGCACTTCGTCCCCTTGATAGCAGGCAAGAGGAAGCTGGTGGCGTCTCTGGACTGCAGACAGCTGTCGCAGGTGCACGGTGTGACCGACATCGACGTTCACGAGAGCCAGTGA
- the LOC113079313 gene encoding CD59B glycoprotein-like, translating to MMKVLLLTLVLVLILTNGSALKCYNCVPGSPGGSCVTTQETCGYKKDTCVSARFTIAPYSYFRRCISMAACIILQSSPSIKVSCCQRNLCNTLVIKTPKSQCISNHK from the exons ATGATGAAGGTTCTGCTGCTGACTCTTGTTCTCGTCCTGATCTTGACGAATG GATCTGCCCTGAAATGTTATAACTGTGTCCCCGGCTCCCCTGGAGGAAGTTGTGTGACCACTCAGGAGACGTGTGGCTATAAAAAAGACACCTGTGTGTCTGCCAGATTCACTATCGCTCCCT ATTCTTACTTCCGGAGGTGCATTAGCATGGCAGCCTGCATCATTCTTCAGTCCAGTCCCAGTATTAAAGTCAGTTGCTGTCAGAGGAATCTGTGCAACACCCTGGTTATTAAAACCCCAAAATCTCAATGCATATCAAACCATAAGTGA
- the LOC113079322 gene encoding protein-glutamine gamma-glutamyltransferase K-like → MPGQRLSIRINAALGRFHGENPISIVRKACECRHRFQRDCLCLYRRQSNPYDVSGDVDGVALNGDTELDELTLAVRSVDLLSEKSDQNKTEHHTDQYSSDQLIIRRGQTFQIELDLSRPFNPNTDKLHLEMKTGSLPQVLKKTHIIIPLVDELQDERWEAKMVEQKDNRVRLSVNSPVTAVIGKYKLTITTQNLKTGETTTHDHDKDIYMLFNPWCEDDTVYMEGEKELKEYVLNDTGRIYYGTEKQIGARTWNFGQFDEGILEACLFVLDNSDVPPSGRGDPVSVVRVISAMINSPDDLGVLEGNWSGDYAGGTSPTAWSGSVEILRQYHRERGTPVKYGQCWVFSGVTTTVLRCLGIPTRSVTNFQSAHDTDVSLTTDVYLDENMEPINHLNSDSVWNFHVWNDCWMARPDLPPGLGGWQAVDSTPQETSYGTFRCGPASLAAIRSGQVYLKFDTPFVFAEVNSDKIYWQRNLDGTFKQIHSDKKAVGHCISTKAVGSDERVDITHLYKYPEGSEEERIAVETACRYGSKPNVYSSPIAEDVQVEVKMEGEGPRMGEDAQLKIVVKNSSSQPRRTTLHSQVAVMYYTGVLKDTVKKDTLNVELNPQEEKTLDWVLPYTQYQDQLVDQAALMLTLSGRVTETQQVLANQTSFRLRTPDLHIESIGEAYVGKEMSVKITFTNPLPCTLRDVVIRVEGLGLRDLHPIKVGDVGKHANVTVTEHFVPLIAGKMKLVASLDCRQLSQVHGVTDIDVHESQ, encoded by the exons ATGCCAGGACAAAGACTATCAATCCGAATTAACGCCGCTCTCGGACGTTTTCATGGTGAAAACCCCATTTCCATCGTGAGGAAAGCGTGCGAATGCCGGCACAGGTTTCAAAGAGATTGTCTATGTCTCTACCGGAGACAAAGTAACCCGTATGATGTGAGCGGTGACGTGGATGGTGTGGCTCTCAACGGAGATACAGAGCTGGACG AGTTGACTCTAGCAGTGCGCTCTGTGGATCTGCTGAGTGAGAAATCAGATCAGAACAAGACGGAGCATCACACGGATCAATACAGCAGTGACCAGCTCATCATCCGCAGAGGACAGACCTTTCAAATAGAGCTCGACCTCTCACGACCTTTCAACCCAAACACAGATAAACTTCACCTGGAAATGAAGACAG GGTCTCTCCCGCAGGTGTTGAAGAAGACACACATCATCATACCGCTGGTGGACGAGCTCCAGGATGAACGCTGGGAGGCAAAGATGGTGGAGCAGAAGGACAACAGGGTGAGGCTTTCTGTCAACTCCCCCGTCACTGCTGTTATCGGGAAGTACAAGCTGACCATCACAACACAAAACCTGAAGACAGGCGAAACTACCACGCATGACCACGACAAAGACATCTACATGCTCTTCAATCCCTGGTGTGAAG atgaCACGGTGTACATGGAGGGGGAGAAAGAGCTGAAGGAGTACGTCTTGAATGACACTGGAAGAATCTACTATGGCACTGAGAAGCAGATTGGAGCTCGTACGTGGAACTTCGGCCAG TTTGATGAAGGGATTCTGGAGGCCTGTCTGTTTGTGCTGGATAACAGCGATGTTCCTCCCTCGGGAAGAGGAGATCCTGTCAGTGTGGTCCGAGTCATTTCTGCCATG ATCAATTCTCCGGATGACCTTGGTGTTCTGGAGGGAAACTGGTCGGGGGATTACGCTGGCGGGACGTCTCCCACGGCCTGGAGTGGAAGTGTTGAAATCCTCCGGCAGTACCACAGAGAAAGAGGAACGCCCGTCAAATACGGCCAGTGCTGGGTGTTTTCTGGGGTCACgaccacag TATTGAGATGTTTAGGTATTCCTACCCGTTCTGTAACTAATTTCCAGTCTGCACATGACACGGATGTGTCCTTGACAACAGATGTGTATTTAGATGAGAATATGGAACCAATCAATCATCTCAACTCGGACTCTGTGTG GAACTTCCATGTGTGGAACGACTGTTGGATGGCCCGTCCGGATCTGCCTCCTGGTTTGGGCGGCTGGCAGGCCGTGGACTCCACACCTCAGGAGACCAGTTATGGGACGTTCCGCTGTGGCCCAGCGTCACTGGCCGCTATTCGCTCCGGACAGGTCTACCTTAAATTTGACACCCCTTTCGTCTTTGCTGAG GTGAACAGTGATAAGATCTACTGGCAGAGGAACCTGGATGGCACCTTCAAGCAGATCCACAGTGACAAGAAAGCAGTCGGCCACTGCATCAGCACTAAAGCTGTGGGCTCGGACGAACGTGTCGACATCACACACCTTTACAAATATCCTGAAG GTTCAGAAGAGGAGCGTATCGCAGTGGAAACCGCCTGTCGCTACGGCTCTAAACCCAACGTCTACTCCAGTCCCATTGCTGAGGATGTGCAGGTGGAGGTGAAGATGGAGGGAGAAGGTCCACGCATGGGAGAAGACGCTCAGCTGAAGATCGTGGTGAAGAACAGCAGCTCTCAGCCGCGCAGAACCACCCTCCACAGCCAGGTGGCAGTCATGTACTACACCGGCGTCCTGAAGGACACCGTGAAGAAGGACACGCTTAATGTGGAGCTGAACCCACAGGAAG AGAAGACTCTTGACTGGGTGCTGCCATACACACAGTATCAGGATCAGCTGGTGGACCAGGCCGCGCTCATGCTGACTCTGTCAGGACGGGTCACTGAGACCCAGCAGGTTTTGGCCAATCAGACCAGCTTTAGGCTCCGAACACCTGATCTCCACATCGAG TCTATCGGAGAGGCATATGTGGGCAAGGAGATGTCCGTGAAGATCACATTCACAAATCCTCTTCCTTGTACTCTGCGTGATGTGGTCATCCGAGTGGAAGGACTCGGGCTGAGAGACCTCCATCCCATCAAAGTCGG